The Camelina sativa cultivar DH55 chromosome 14, Cs, whole genome shotgun sequence genome includes a window with the following:
- the LOC104740079 gene encoding KH domain-containing protein At4g18375-like isoform X2 encodes MASTLRNIHDNNVIGSDDTVYRFLCPVKKTGSIIGKGGEIAKQIRSDTKSNMRINEALPGCDERVVTIYSTNEELNRFGDEGELVCPALDALFKVYDMVVADFDDNNDDDDDDDDDELSKKQTVTVRMLVPSDQIGCVIGKGGQVIQNLRNDTNAQIRVIKDHLPSCALALSHDELLQIIGEPLVVREALYQVASLLHDNPSRFQHLLLPSSSTMHQPGAMLMSAALTSSHRNYAVHRDITDAREFCVCFICPSENVGGVIGKGGGFINQIRQETGATIRVNTSETDDDDCIIFISSKEFYEDQSPAVNAAIRLQHRCSEKVGKDANDLAISTRLLVSSSQIGCLIGKGGAVISEMRSVTRANIKILQKDVPKIAREDEEMVQITGNPDAAMKALTQVILRLRANSFDMDHGLFLLPTSLPYTESSNKSKYAKRDDYTKLNSNSKRRNNVS; translated from the exons ATGGCTAGTACACTGAGGAACATTCATG ATAACAATGTCATTGGGTCAGACGACACTGTGTATCGTTTCTTGTGCCCTGTGAAAAAGACTGGGAGCATTATAGGCAAAGGCGGTGAGATCGCGAAGCAGATAAGGTCTGACACTAAATCAAACATGAGGATAAACGAGGCTTTGCCCGGCTGTGATGAGCGTGTTGTTACCATATACTCCACTAATGAGGAGTTGAATCGTTTTGGAGATGAGGGAGAGCTTGTTTGTCCTGCTTTGGATGCTCTTTTCAAGGTTTATGACATGGTTGTGGCGGACTTTgatgataataatgatgatgacgatgatgatgatgatgatgaacttaGCAAGAAGCAAACGGTTACTGTGAGGATGCTTGTGCCATCAGACCAGATTGGTTGTGTTATTGGGAAAGGAGGGCAAGTAATCCAGAATCTGCGTAACGACACCAATGCTCAGATTCGTGTCATCAAAGATCATCTACCCTCTTGTGCTTTGGCTTTGAGTCATGATGAGCTTCTTCAG ATAATTGGAGAACCTTTGGTAGTTAGAGAAGCTCTTTATCAAGTAGCTTCACTGCTTCATGATAACCCCTCACGGTTTCAACACTTGCTCCTGCCATCTTCAAGTACCATGCATCAACCTGGTGCGATGTTAATGTCTGCAGCACTAACGAGCTCTCACAGAAACTACGCTGTGCATAGAGATATAACAGATGCTAGGGAGTTTTGTGTTTGCTTCATCTGTCCATCTGAAAACGTTGGAGGTGTTATTGGAAAAGGTGGTGGTTTCATTAATCAGATCAGGCAAGAAACTGGTGCAACGATTAGAGTCAATACCTcagaaactgatgatgatgattgcatCATTTTCATATCATCAAAAGAG TTCTACGAAGACCAGTCTCCTGCGGTGAATGCAGCGATACGGTTACAACATCGGTGCAGTGAGAAAGTGGGTAAAGATGCGAATGATTTAGCAATCTCCACTCGTTTACTTGTGTCGAGTTCCCAAATAGGGTGTCTCATTGGAAAAGGTGGAGCTGTTATATCCGAGATGAGGAGTGTAACAAGAGCTAATATCAAAATTCTTCAAAAAGATGTACCAAAAATAGCACGCGAAGATGAAGAGATGGTTCAG ATTACAGGAAATCCTGATGCCGCTATGAAAGCACTGACGCAAGTAATCTTGAGACTAAGAGCTAACTCTTTCGACATGGATCATGGACTTTTCTTGTTACCAACATCTCTTCCATATACCGAAAGTTCGAACAAATCCAAGTACGCCAAACGTGATGACTACACTAAACTG aaTTCGAATTCcaagagaagaaacaatgtTTCTTAG
- the LOC104740079 gene encoding KH domain-containing protein At4g18375-like isoform X1, translating into MASTLRNIHGKRSNLQSEFTGNGGSKRRNLHDHDTDNNVIGSDDTVYRFLCPVKKTGSIIGKGGEIAKQIRSDTKSNMRINEALPGCDERVVTIYSTNEELNRFGDEGELVCPALDALFKVYDMVVADFDDNNDDDDDDDDDELSKKQTVTVRMLVPSDQIGCVIGKGGQVIQNLRNDTNAQIRVIKDHLPSCALALSHDELLQIIGEPLVVREALYQVASLLHDNPSRFQHLLLPSSSTMHQPGAMLMSAALTSSHRNYAVHRDITDAREFCVCFICPSENVGGVIGKGGGFINQIRQETGATIRVNTSETDDDDCIIFISSKEFYEDQSPAVNAAIRLQHRCSEKVGKDANDLAISTRLLVSSSQIGCLIGKGGAVISEMRSVTRANIKILQKDVPKIAREDEEMVQITGNPDAAMKALTQVILRLRANSFDMDHGLFLLPTSLPYTESSNKSKYAKRDDYTKLNSNSKRRNNVS; encoded by the exons ATGGCTAGTACACTGAGGAACATTCATGGTAAGAGATCTAATTTGCAATCTGAGTTTACTGGAAATGGAGGAAGTAAGAGAAGAAATCTTCATGATCATGATACAGATAACAATGTCATTGGGTCAGACGACACTGTGTATCGTTTCTTGTGCCCTGTGAAAAAGACTGGGAGCATTATAGGCAAAGGCGGTGAGATCGCGAAGCAGATAAGGTCTGACACTAAATCAAACATGAGGATAAACGAGGCTTTGCCCGGCTGTGATGAGCGTGTTGTTACCATATACTCCACTAATGAGGAGTTGAATCGTTTTGGAGATGAGGGAGAGCTTGTTTGTCCTGCTTTGGATGCTCTTTTCAAGGTTTATGACATGGTTGTGGCGGACTTTgatgataataatgatgatgacgatgatgatgatgatgatgaacttaGCAAGAAGCAAACGGTTACTGTGAGGATGCTTGTGCCATCAGACCAGATTGGTTGTGTTATTGGGAAAGGAGGGCAAGTAATCCAGAATCTGCGTAACGACACCAATGCTCAGATTCGTGTCATCAAAGATCATCTACCCTCTTGTGCTTTGGCTTTGAGTCATGATGAGCTTCTTCAG ATAATTGGAGAACCTTTGGTAGTTAGAGAAGCTCTTTATCAAGTAGCTTCACTGCTTCATGATAACCCCTCACGGTTTCAACACTTGCTCCTGCCATCTTCAAGTACCATGCATCAACCTGGTGCGATGTTAATGTCTGCAGCACTAACGAGCTCTCACAGAAACTACGCTGTGCATAGAGATATAACAGATGCTAGGGAGTTTTGTGTTTGCTTCATCTGTCCATCTGAAAACGTTGGAGGTGTTATTGGAAAAGGTGGTGGTTTCATTAATCAGATCAGGCAAGAAACTGGTGCAACGATTAGAGTCAATACCTcagaaactgatgatgatgattgcatCATTTTCATATCATCAAAAGAG TTCTACGAAGACCAGTCTCCTGCGGTGAATGCAGCGATACGGTTACAACATCGGTGCAGTGAGAAAGTGGGTAAAGATGCGAATGATTTAGCAATCTCCACTCGTTTACTTGTGTCGAGTTCCCAAATAGGGTGTCTCATTGGAAAAGGTGGAGCTGTTATATCCGAGATGAGGAGTGTAACAAGAGCTAATATCAAAATTCTTCAAAAAGATGTACCAAAAATAGCACGCGAAGATGAAGAGATGGTTCAG ATTACAGGAAATCCTGATGCCGCTATGAAAGCACTGACGCAAGTAATCTTGAGACTAAGAGCTAACTCTTTCGACATGGATCATGGACTTTTCTTGTTACCAACATCTCTTCCATATACCGAAAGTTCGAACAAATCCAAGTACGCCAAACGTGATGACTACACTAAACTG aaTTCGAATTCcaagagaagaaacaatgtTTCTTAG
- the LOC104740085 gene encoding uncharacterized protein LOC104740085 isoform X1, which yields MRMGTSRVAALSSLPFRVSDILGTRPKLCFLYPIRLTSKYMSVKPFVIEARGNAGVESPKTRNMRSRKKFNGTQTKPRLSVFCSDKQLYAMLVDDFNKKCLFYASTLQKSIRGDPPCTVIEAAKRVGEELIKASIDLKINEISCYDRNGNARGERMQAFEIAIAQHGFLP from the exons ATGAGAATGGGTACCTCTCGCGTGGCTGCTTTGAGTTCTCTTCCGTTTAGAGTCTCTGACATTCTCGGAACTCGTCCGAAACTTTGTTTCCTCTATCCAATTCGATTGACAAGTAAGT ATATGTCTGTAAAGCCGTTTGTGATTGAAGCAAGAGGGAATGCTGGAGTTGAGAGCCCAAAAACCAGGAACATGAGGAGCAGGAAGAAG TTTAATggaacacaaacaaaaccaagGCTTTCAGTATTCTGTTCAGATAAACAACTGTATGCTATGTTAGTGGATGACTTCAACAAAAAGTGTTTGTTCTACGCTAGTACATTGCAGAAGTCCATTCGTGGAGATCCTCCATGTACTGTCATT GAAGCAGCAAAACGGGTTGGAGAGGAGCTCATTAAGGCTTCTATTGACCTCAAGATTAACGAGATTTCATGTTATGATCGAAATGGAAATGCTCGAGGCGAAAGGATGCAAGCCTTTGAAATTGCAATTGCGCAACACGGATTCTTACCATAA
- the LOC104740085 gene encoding uncharacterized protein LOC104740085 isoform X2, protein MRMGTSRVAALSSLPFRVSDILGTRPKLCFLYPIRLTNMSVKPFVIEARGNAGVESPKTRNMRSRKKFNGTQTKPRLSVFCSDKQLYAMLVDDFNKKCLFYASTLQKSIRGDPPCTVIEAAKRVGEELIKASIDLKINEISCYDRNGNARGERMQAFEIAIAQHGFLP, encoded by the exons ATGAGAATGGGTACCTCTCGCGTGGCTGCTTTGAGTTCTCTTCCGTTTAGAGTCTCTGACATTCTCGGAACTCGTCCGAAACTTTGTTTCCTCTATCCAATTCGATTGACAA ATATGTCTGTAAAGCCGTTTGTGATTGAAGCAAGAGGGAATGCTGGAGTTGAGAGCCCAAAAACCAGGAACATGAGGAGCAGGAAGAAG TTTAATggaacacaaacaaaaccaagGCTTTCAGTATTCTGTTCAGATAAACAACTGTATGCTATGTTAGTGGATGACTTCAACAAAAAGTGTTTGTTCTACGCTAGTACATTGCAGAAGTCCATTCGTGGAGATCCTCCATGTACTGTCATT GAAGCAGCAAAACGGGTTGGAGAGGAGCTCATTAAGGCTTCTATTGACCTCAAGATTAACGAGATTTCATGTTATGATCGAAATGGAAATGCTCGAGGCGAAAGGATGCAAGCCTTTGAAATTGCAATTGCGCAACACGGATTCTTACCATAA
- the LOC104740084 gene encoding ribonuclease 3-like: MTGIIIVSFLILQVLVVSSSQTAPPDFNFFYWVNYWPGAICDSQKGCCPPPTRGNKSPDFMIHGLWPQFINGTWPAFCDQTNLFDISKISDLVSKMEKKWTEWGVWVCPSNETNLWEHEWNKHGTCVQSVFDQHSYFNTNLKFRQKINFLSILKQKGIKPNDGFYGLNEIKNAIKCAIGFAPGIECNEDVEGNKQLFQIYICLDNYTKEFVECPYVPDKSCTSTIKFPKSPEKDSLGEHLSVMASVSTT, translated from the exons CAGGTTCTTGTCGTGTCTTCGTCTCAAACAGCACCACCGGACTTCAATTTCTTTTACTGGGTCAACTAC TGGCCAGGTGCAATATGCGATAGCCAAAAAGGATGTTGTCCTCCTCCGACGAGAGGCAATAAGTCGCCCGATTTTATGATCCATGGACTCTGGCCTCAGTTCATCAATGGCACTTGGCCTGCCTTTTGCGACCAAACCAATCTCTTCGATATTTCCAAG ATATCAGATCTAGTAAGCAAAATGGAAAAGAAATGGACAGAGTGGGGCGTGTGGGTATGTCCAAGTAACGAGACGAATCTATGGGAACACGAGTGGAACAAGCATGGCACCTGTGTCCAATCCGTCTTCGACCAACACTCTTACTTCAACACCAATCTCAAATTCAGACAAAAAATCAATTTCCTCAGCATCCTTAAACAAAAAG GAATTAAACCAAATGATGGGTTTTACGGTTTAAATGAGATCAAGAATGCGATCAAGTGTGCAATCGGATTTGCACCAGGTATCGAATGCAACGAAGATGTAGAGGGGAATAAGCAGCTTTTCCAGATCTATATATGTCTTGATAATTACACTAAAGAGTTTGTGGAATGCCCTTATGTTCCGGATAAATCATGTACTTCCACGATCAAGTTTCCAAAGTCCCCGGAAAAAGATTCTCTTGGTGAGCATCTAAGTGTGATGGCTTCAGTTTCAACTACCTAG
- the LOC104740082 gene encoding E3 ubiquitin-protein ligase RDUF1-like yields the protein MSSENDFASFLPLILAIAAREAAEDDDQLEITMDPLNPRVVMIRSGPGLDDLLGGGGKEGRSPASKASVESMPRVVIGEDNKGKGSCAICLEEWSKGDVAAEMPCKHRFHSKCVEEWLGMHATCPMCRYEMPVEQVVRDKRVEVWIGFSVGGRRQGDETEA from the coding sequence ATGTCTTCGGAGAACGATTTCGCTAGTTTTTTACCGCTGATTCTAGCCATAGCCGCCAGAGAAGCTGCTGAGGATGATGATCAGTTGGAGATCACCATGGATCCGTTGAATCCGAGAGTGGTGATGATCAGATCGGGTCCTGGCCTCGATGATCTTTTAGGCGGCGGAGGTAAAGAAGGGAGATCGCCGGCGTCGAAAGCTTCGGTTGAGAGtatgccacgtgtcgtcatcgGAGAAGATAATAAGGGGAAGGGTTCTTGCGCGATTTGCTTGGAGGAGTGGTCTAAAGGTGACGTGGCGGCTGAGATGCCGTGTAAGCACAGGTTTCACTCCAAGTGCGTTGAGGAGTGGTTGGGGATGCACGCCACGTGTCCTATGTGTAGGTACGAGATGCCTGTTGAGCAAGTTGTACGAGACAAGAGGGTTGAGGTCTGGATTGGTTTCTCCGTCGGCGGAAGAAGACAAGGTGATGAAACAGAGGCTTAG
- the LOC104740081 gene encoding uncharacterized protein LOC104740081, with protein sequence MGSLCCVAAKSDSSNSASGEFSFRPHEPYWRTNSSFSPPSSRWGVHGLIDGSISCYASSTSSNNANVLRSPDLSQALHWTPTHLDSATRRDQILKQLPGTSRNVGSFSSCSDIGDSEPNRNFSSRRFFLSKPVHPILHPSDDVRDITSDSADACSWSSGTTSSIDSVDVAEPVLDWDNNSTKAQRVPSSTFNCGLCNRYLSQKSPWGSRSIVRNRDMPVTGVLSCQHVFHAECLDQSTPKTQRNDPVCPICTKEEGELFKSHNILARLKPVFEDGQSTRPWGCAQAGDCVESAVNVPPKNTMMMINRNRLGRNLSLRGNSSKDFPSRIKKSNSLAKENLTNQVSLVHSRGKEKASW encoded by the exons ATGGGTTCGCTCTGTTGTGTTGCTGCGAAGTCAGATAGTTCAAATTCTGCAAGTGGGGAGTTTTCGTTTCGCCCCCATGAGCCTTATTGGAGGACTAATTCAAGTTTCTCTCCACCTTCATCGAGATGGGGTGTCCATGGATTGATTGATGGTTCTATTAGCTGTTATGCTTCTTCCACTTCATCAAATAATGCTAATGTTCTTCGTAGTCCCGACCTTTCTCAGGCTCTTCATTGGACTCCTACTCATCTTGATTCTGCAACTAGAAGAG ATCAGATTCTTAAGCAACTTCCTGGTACATCAAGAAACGTTGGTTCGTTTTCATCTTGTTCTGATATTGGTGACTCTGAACCTAACCGAAACTTCTCAAGCCGGCGCTTTTTCTTGTCCAAGCCTGTTCATCCTATACTGCATCCTTCTGATGATGTTAGGGATATAACATCTGATTCTGCGGATGCCTGCAGTTGGAGCAGCGGGACCACAAGCAGCATTGATTCTGTGGATGTTGCAGAGCCAGTTCTTGATTGGGATAACAACTCTACCAAAGCACAGAGAGTACCTTCAAGTACATTTAATTGCGGATTGTGTAACAGATACCTCTCGCAGAAGTCTCCTTGGGGATCTCGCTCCATCGTTAGAAACAGAGACATGCCTGTCACAGGAGTGCTTTCATGTCAACATGTCTTTCACGCGGAGTGTCTTGACCAATCAACTCCGAAGACTCAACGCAATGACCCGGTTTGTCCAATATGCACCAAAGAGGAAGGAGAGCTCTTCAAATCACACAACATTCTCGCGAGGCTTAAACCGGTTTTTGAAGATGGACAATCTACAAGACCATGGGGTTGTGCTCAGGCCGGCGACTGTGTTGAAAGTGCTGTTAACGTGCCCCCGAAAAAcaccatgatgatgataaacCGGAACCGGCTAGGGAGAAATCTCTCACTGAGAGGAAACTCGAGCAAAGATTTTCCAAGTAGAATCAAGAAAAGTAACTCATTAGCCAAGGAAAATCTGACAAATCAAGTCTCGCTTGTGCATTCTAGAGGGAAAGAGAAAGCTTCATGGTAG
- the LOC104740083 gene encoding protein HOTHEAD-like → MSHLVFLFIISMLINLSQGVRMPYMTTDPKDIAGKSFDYIIVGGGTAGCSLAATLSEKYSVLVIERGGSPYGDPLVEQRKNFGYSLLNTDEYSSVAQSFTSLDGIENYRGRVLGGSSAINGGFYSRASDEFVKQAGWDKDLVQDSYKWVESKVVFKPELTQWQSVVQFGFLEAGFYPYNGYSLEHTQGTKIGGSIYDQCGKRHTSADLLGFGKPNCTTVLLNATVESIIFGGNKTRAVGVRFMKSDGSSSKSYKAHVEKHRGEVILTAGALGSPQILLLSGIGPEKHLRDFDIPVVVDLKQVGRKMSDNPGISLLVDRFSQNRTLEPPQVAAIAEGFKFILESEVLPTNITTTRISIAAKIAFPKSKGRLKLNSTDSRENPSVKFNYLENKEDLDACQEMVLHLQHVARSETVTFFLGTQSQDKLVAGDEELKSFCKENVRTYYHYHGGCVVGSVVDEDYKVNGVKRLRVVDGSTFEESPGTNPMATVLMLGRYQGIKILKEREAEEEQQQKFLSPQGSPQPQP, encoded by the exons ATGTCTCATCTTGTGTTTCTCTTTATCATCTCCATGCTCATTAATCTGTCACAAG gAGTGCGAATGCCTTACATGACGACAGATCCTAAAGATATCGCCGGCAAGTCATTCGATTACATCATTGTTGGAGGTGGAACTGCGGGATGTTCCTTAGCCGCGACTCTGTCTGAGAAATACTCTGTTCTGGTCATTGAACGCGGTGGCTCGCCTTATGGAGATCCCTTAGTAGAACAAAGAAAGAACTTTGGATACTCACTGCTGAATACGGATGAATACTCATCTGTTGCACAAAGTTTCACCTCTCTAGATGGAATCGAAAACTACAGAGGACGAGTTCTTGGAGGATCGAGCGCTATAAACGGCGGATTTTACAGCCGAGCTAGCGATGAGTTTGTAAAGCAAGCTGGTTGGGACAAGGATCTGGTTCAAGATTCTTATAAATGGGTTGAATCTAAGGTTGTCTTCAAGCCTGAATTGACTCAGTGGCAATCTGTTGTGCAATTCGGGTTTCTTGAAGCCGGGTTTTATCCGTATAACGGATATAGTTTGGAGCACACGCAAGGGACAAAGATCGGTGGAAGCATATATGATCAGTGTGGGAAAAGGCATACATCTGCAGATCTTTTGGGGTTTGGTAAACCAAATTGCACCACTGTCCTTCTAAACGCAACGGTAGAGAGCATAATATTTGGTGGTAACAAAACTCGCGCAGTTGGGGTTAGGTTTATGAAGAGTGATGGGAGCTCAAGTAAGAGCTACAAAGCTCATGTTGAGAAGCATAGAGGCGAGGTTATACTCACGGCTGGTGCTTTAGGTAGTCCGCAGATTCTTCTCCTAAGCGGTATTGGACCAGAGAAGCATCTAAGAGATTTTGACATCCCTGTGGTTGTTGATCTCAAACAAGTCGGAAGGAAAATGTCGGATAATCCAGGGATCTCTCTTCTTGTTGATAGATTCTCGCAAAACCGCACACTCGAGCCACCTCAAGTGGCAGCAATAGCAGAAGGTTTCAAATTCATACTCGAATCCGAGGTTCTTCCGACTAACATCACCACAACAAGAATCTCCATAGCAGCCAAGATCGCATTCCCTAAATCCAAAGGAAGGCTGAAGCTTAACAGCACAGACTCTAGGGAGAATCCTTCAGTGAAATTCAACTACTTAGAGAACAAGGAAGACCTTGACGCATGCCAAGAAATGGTTCTCCATCTTCAACATGTAGCAAGGTCAGAGACAGTGACGTTTTTCTTAGGAACACAGTCACAGGATAAGCTTGTGGCAGGTGATGAAGAGCTTAAGAGCTTCTGTAAAGAGAATGTGAGAACTTATTATCATTACCATGGCGGTTGCGTAGTGGGATCTGTGGTAGACGAGGATTATAAAGTTAATGGTGTGAAGCGTTTAAGAGTCGTTGATGGTTCAACGTTTGAAGAATCACCAGGGACTAACCCAATGGCTACAGTTCTAATGCTGGGAAGATATCAAGGAATCAAAATActcaaagaaagagaagcagaagaagaacaacaacaaaagtttcTTAGCCCTCAAGGAAGCCCACAACCACAACCCTAA